A region from the Flavobacteriales bacterium genome encodes:
- a CDS encoding ATP-binding protein, which translates to MAILTELGDHPERGIRSPFGTSQFFWEPYDGNAFNMGSIGFGSKSGRSLTERITNAIDALIDARASAAPMPKPNSPQDAMSTWFGRPVTGPDKGLYQWDYTSDGYDRRIHVILQPSDLPDTPTIDILDSGIGITPAEFPKTILSLQRGNKITKKYLAGAYGQGGASTLRFCDYVLIVSRSESSPSKIGFTLVRNVRLGEEYKEDCYAFLAWTDASGTTAVLESDDSSPLVIKTSESLKRDYVLSTGTLVRHYGFQLSNTAGKLAPQPGNLYHFLHYSMFDPLFPFRIVDNRDSTSGREELVRGSRNRLMDYAKAPEADDENSRTQLKHYRSMEWVTPAGSAIPCVGVEYWVIFNYEKKKETYHLRPDSNALFVQKRHPIVFTFNGQNQGDIGNYIFKQANRPMVARHAIVHVDASRVGKDVRKGLFTSTREGLIEDGPVVKSILQEISRMISEDEVLDRLEKQLEEAVTQRTSQETEDEVQKQISALLKEAGYESTEKAETDTPGANDDGIRPRTPRPPKPPQEPLPILPYPEVSFVKIVYPENAFELELNSTVSVLVHTDADARMHEQLRVRFEPDVLDVASVKPLSGGRARWRLKAKQGSTAGQSGNVVVTMTRLDGSQLTDSIDFALIPPKAQPAQQGKGKIPPFEVLPVNPEDPEWDTLWDEEDFKDKHAVAYKALKTQGKIIVYYSTVFTPLAQTLARLKVQSEHKMKLFTTNYKVWIGYHAIIQLKGQQNEDAATSDDGVIELERDHERVRVAQLQLKQAMAMTELMLKASKAQEAER; encoded by the coding sequence TTGGCCATCCTAACAGAATTGGGTGACCACCCTGAAAGGGGGATCCGCAGTCCGTTCGGCACTTCTCAGTTCTTCTGGGAGCCATACGACGGGAATGCGTTCAATATGGGATCCATCGGGTTCGGATCCAAGTCCGGTCGCAGCTTGACCGAACGCATCACCAACGCGATCGACGCGTTGATCGATGCTCGGGCATCCGCCGCTCCCATGCCCAAGCCGAACTCGCCACAGGACGCGATGTCAACTTGGTTCGGCCGTCCAGTAACAGGACCCGACAAGGGATTGTACCAATGGGACTACACCAGTGATGGCTACGACCGGAGGATCCATGTGATATTGCAACCGAGCGACCTGCCCGATACACCTACGATAGACATCCTCGATTCCGGAATAGGGATCACGCCTGCTGAGTTCCCCAAGACCATTCTCTCCCTTCAACGCGGTAACAAGATCACGAAGAAATACTTGGCTGGTGCATACGGCCAGGGTGGCGCATCAACCCTTCGCTTCTGTGACTACGTGCTGATCGTATCGCGTTCAGAATCGTCGCCATCCAAAATCGGCTTCACCCTTGTGCGCAACGTGCGCTTGGGCGAAGAGTACAAGGAAGACTGCTACGCGTTCCTTGCTTGGACAGACGCATCGGGTACCACGGCAGTGCTTGAATCGGACGATTCTTCACCGCTCGTGATCAAGACATCGGAGTCGCTCAAGAGGGACTACGTCCTATCCACGGGTACGCTGGTAAGACACTATGGATTCCAGTTGTCCAACACGGCAGGAAAGCTCGCTCCACAGCCAGGCAATCTGTATCACTTCCTGCACTACTCGATGTTCGACCCGCTCTTTCCCTTTAGGATCGTGGACAATCGGGATAGCACCTCAGGTCGGGAGGAACTTGTGCGCGGTAGCCGCAATCGCCTGATGGACTATGCCAAGGCACCTGAAGCGGACGATGAGAATTCCCGGACGCAGTTGAAGCATTACCGCTCGATGGAATGGGTGACTCCGGCGGGTAGCGCGATACCATGCGTGGGCGTGGAGTACTGGGTGATATTCAACTACGAGAAGAAGAAGGAGACCTATCACCTTCGGCCGGACTCGAATGCACTCTTCGTGCAGAAGCGTCATCCGATCGTGTTCACTTTCAATGGCCAGAACCAAGGCGACATTGGGAACTATATCTTCAAACAAGCCAACCGGCCAATGGTGGCGCGGCATGCCATAGTGCATGTTGATGCGTCGCGGGTCGGCAAGGATGTGCGCAAGGGCTTGTTCACCTCAACGCGTGAAGGCTTGATCGAGGACGGACCTGTGGTGAAGAGCATTCTGCAAGAGATCTCTCGCATGATATCAGAGGACGAGGTGCTGGATCGGCTGGAGAAGCAGCTCGAAGAGGCCGTTACGCAAAGGACTTCACAGGAAACCGAGGATGAAGTGCAGAAGCAGATCTCCGCTCTGTTGAAGGAAGCAGGGTACGAATCGACCGAGAAGGCTGAAACGGATACGCCGGGTGCGAATGACGACGGGATAAGGCCGCGCACCCCGCGTCCACCCAAACCACCACAGGAGCCGCTTCCTATTCTGCCCTATCCGGAAGTGTCGTTCGTGAAGATCGTCTATCCCGAGAATGCATTCGAGCTTGAGCTGAACAGTACGGTTTCCGTCCTGGTACACACGGACGCGGATGCACGGATGCACGAGCAACTGAGAGTTCGTTTCGAGCCTGACGTTCTTGATGTAGCCTCAGTTAAGCCGCTCAGCGGCGGTCGTGCTCGTTGGCGTCTCAAAGCCAAACAGGGGTCCACTGCTGGTCAGTCGGGTAACGTAGTTGTCACAATGACACGCTTGGACGGATCGCAGCTTACGGATTCGATCGACTTTGCTCTCATACCGCCGAAGGCGCAACCTGCCCAACAGGGCAAGGGGAAGATCCCACCCTTCGAAGTCTTGCCGGTGAATCCGGAAGATCCGGAGTGGGACACCTTGTGGGACGAGGAAGACTTCAAGGACAAACACGCGGTCGCCTACAAGGCGCTCAAGACACAAGGCAAGATAATCGTTTACTACTCGACGGTCTTCACGCCTCTGGCCCAGACGTTAGCGCGGCTCAAGGTCCAGAGCGAGCACAAGATGAAGTTGTTCACTACCAACTACAAGGTCTGGATTGGTTACCATGCCATTATCCAACTCAAGGGACAGCAGAACGAGGACGCCGCGACCAGTGATGATGGAGTTATTGAACTTGAGCGTGACCATGAGCGTGTTCGGGTTGCCCAGCTCCAATTGAAACAGGCAATGGCTATGACCGAACTTATGCTCAAGGCGAGCAAGGCCCAAGAGGCCGAACGTTAG
- a CDS encoding site-specific DNA-methyltransferase — protein MIDALKISRILNSKHLVTGLSHNLYRYPARFSPRFVREIIASLSQPGDLVVDPFVGGGTSAVEALSSGRNFLGCDINPIAVFASKAKVTTFSKETLSEALRLISAREEQANSGGLVPKHYLKDGYLNNVPRRFQRLVAPILTLTEDNGDPEVELFIRSVLLKTSQWALDCREHTPTGRAIRARLILDANAVYAGAKAFTQQCESSASRFGVDPVAQIHLSAAQELPAKLLVTSRELVKAKLIVTSPPYAGTHIVYHQWQIKSRRRTRAPFWLINSMDGMGAPYYTFGDYRTHTRSKYFEEALEVYSSMKTMLDPTGTLVQLVGFSNPRAHLPRYLEMMAAAGYEEVTDRDSLGRAHRVWRNVPNRRWYNNTGSSPANGREVMLIHRPA, from the coding sequence ATGATCGATGCACTTAAGATATCGCGCATCCTGAACTCCAAGCATCTCGTCACCGGGTTGAGCCACAACCTCTACCGGTACCCCGCGAGGTTCAGCCCTCGGTTCGTGCGCGAGATCATCGCCAGCCTGAGTCAACCAGGTGATCTGGTCGTGGATCCTTTCGTTGGTGGTGGTACTTCAGCCGTTGAAGCGCTCTCTTCAGGCCGCAACTTCCTTGGCTGCGACATCAATCCGATCGCGGTCTTCGCCTCGAAGGCCAAGGTCACAACGTTCTCTAAAGAGACCCTGTCCGAGGCATTGCGGCTCATCAGTGCGAGGGAAGAGCAAGCCAACAGCGGAGGCTTGGTCCCCAAGCACTACCTGAAAGATGGATACTTAAACAATGTCCCAAGAAGGTTCCAGCGACTGGTCGCACCTATCCTCACCTTGACCGAGGACAACGGGGATCCAGAAGTAGAGTTGTTCATTCGCTCGGTGCTGTTGAAGACCAGCCAATGGGCGCTTGATTGTCGGGAGCATACGCCAACGGGCCGAGCTATTCGTGCCCGCCTTATCCTGGACGCGAATGCCGTCTATGCGGGTGCAAAGGCCTTCACTCAACAATGCGAGTCGAGCGCTTCGCGCTTTGGTGTCGATCCCGTGGCCCAAATACACTTGAGCGCTGCCCAAGAGTTACCCGCCAAATTGCTTGTTACTAGCAGGGAGTTGGTGAAGGCGAAGCTCATCGTCACGTCACCTCCGTACGCAGGCACCCACATTGTCTATCACCAGTGGCAGATCAAGAGTAGAAGGAGGACTCGTGCTCCTTTCTGGCTCATCAATTCAATGGATGGGATGGGAGCACCGTACTACACGTTCGGGGACTACCGGACGCATACGCGGTCGAAGTACTTCGAGGAAGCCCTTGAAGTCTATTCTTCGATGAAGACCATGCTCGATCCCACGGGCACACTGGTGCAGTTGGTCGGCTTCTCGAACCCTAGGGCGCACTTGCCGAGATACTTGGAAATGATGGCGGCGGCGGGCTATGAAGAGGTTACTGATCGCGATTCGCTTGGACGCGCCCACCGCGTTTGGCGCAATGTCCCGAACCGGCGTTGGTACAACAACACGGGTTCGTCACCTGCGAATGGCCGGGAAGTAATGTTGATCCATAGACCTGCATAG
- a CDS encoding CusA/CzcA family heavy metal efflux RND transporter — translation MIDRIITFSVRNKLITGLMLLALIGWGSYSVTQLPIDALPDVTNNQVLVNTIAPNLATQEVEQFITFPLEQAFKNLPDVVELRSISRSGLSVVTVVFKDEVPVNVARQLIGERITQVQDAIPPGYGRPELAPPTTGTGEIYQYTLAVDSAHKDKYDLLELRTLQDWIVRKQLLGVQGVIDVSSFGGLLKQYEVSVDARRLAGAGLTLIDVFTALENNNGNTGGSYIEKGPNIYFIRGEGIVTSLKDMENIVVSARGGSPVRIRDVAEVKFGHAVRYGAMTRNGEGEAVGGVVLMLRGANALATVNAVKARMEDVQRSLPEGVHVDAFVDRTKLVGKTIGTVEENLMLGALIVLGVLILMLGNWRAGLIVASVIPLALLFAIGCMVIAGQSANLMSMGALDFGLIVDGAVIVVEGLMFALHQRFAGQRLSHAHMDDETITGAGKIMKSAVFGQVIILIVYVPIFALIGIEGKMFRPMAYTVSFAIVGALLLSLTYVPWAASLFLSRYIPKSESWSERMIHRVQKWYAPKLTGLLRHRALVLGSALVLLVVSVLVFNRLGGEFIPELDEGDFATNVTIRQGSNLSESIHVGDELAKILLKEFPEVTEVVGKIGASEIPTDPMPIESQDLIIVMKSKDEWTTTKDREHMAELMNEKMSVIPGMNLSFEQPIQMRFNELIAGVKSDIAVKIYGDDLDLLFKSGNEVAALIGTVEGATDIKVEQVVGMPQLVVDYDRERIAQYGLNIADLNRVLNTALAGGKAGVVYEGERRFDLVVRMADMRDADAEKVKNILVPLPNGAQMPLGQLADIGFRSAPAQVSREGGARRIVIETNSRGRDIQSVAMDIKAAIESKLELPTGYYVEYGGTFKNLQEASARLTLTVPLALALIFVLLFFTFGSFKEALIIFSAVPMAAVGGIFALSLRGLDFSISAGVGFIALFGVAVLNGIVLISYFNQLQKEGIDHVTDRVVKGTLARLRPVLATAAVASLGFLPMALSNSEGSEVQRPLATVVIGGLVSSTLLTLVVLPVLYHLVFSRRRKKDSGGSTPLVVASIGLFLLMGTVAQAQAPVLSLDSAVSRAVRTHPAMTAAELNVQQQDALRKTAFQLDPITAQYQHGQINSGFRGDYNLQATTGIPFPTTIAQRANFLKESMRLAETEQVSTRAIVKESAGGAYLQWAMGAEQVRILQRLDSSYAVLAAFAARKFDLGETGRLEKVSAQSSADGVRVQLRQAEGNITAYAAEVERWTGALDGAQPETTALTSTARAPDPGGGVDPILAAEQQRALLAEQQWKLERSQWAPTLQGGGFYQTLDGASPFTGYLIGAAIPIPGSGQGARTKAARLRSEIAVQQLEDLRRTRVSEMARTQAQLAQLRASLAYYESTGASLATTLRSDAERAYRAGEIGYIEFTQGIEQAYRIDTEYLRVRFELALTVLHLRALQGL, via the coding sequence ATGATCGACCGCATCATCACATTCTCCGTCCGCAACAAGCTGATCACCGGCTTGATGCTCCTGGCTCTCATTGGCTGGGGTTCGTATTCCGTCACGCAGTTGCCTATTGACGCGCTGCCCGATGTGACAAACAACCAGGTGCTGGTGAACACCATTGCCCCCAACCTCGCCACGCAGGAGGTGGAGCAGTTCATCACCTTCCCGCTGGAGCAGGCTTTCAAGAACCTGCCCGACGTGGTGGAACTGCGCAGCATTTCGCGCAGCGGCCTCAGCGTTGTCACCGTGGTGTTCAAGGATGAGGTGCCCGTGAATGTCGCGCGGCAGCTCATCGGCGAACGCATCACGCAGGTGCAGGATGCCATACCGCCCGGCTATGGCAGGCCGGAACTCGCACCGCCAACTACTGGCACCGGCGAAATCTACCAGTACACGCTGGCGGTGGACAGCGCCCACAAGGACAAGTACGACCTGTTGGAACTACGCACCCTACAGGACTGGATCGTGCGCAAGCAATTGCTCGGCGTGCAAGGCGTGATCGACGTGAGCAGCTTCGGCGGCCTGCTGAAGCAGTACGAAGTGAGCGTTGATGCGCGGCGATTGGCTGGTGCGGGCCTCACGCTCATCGACGTGTTCACCGCGTTGGAGAACAACAACGGCAACACCGGCGGCAGCTACATTGAGAAAGGGCCGAACATCTACTTCATCCGCGGCGAAGGCATCGTGACCTCCTTGAAGGACATGGAGAATATCGTGGTGAGCGCGCGCGGTGGAAGTCCGGTGCGCATCCGCGATGTGGCCGAAGTAAAGTTCGGTCATGCCGTGCGCTACGGCGCCATGACGCGCAATGGTGAGGGCGAAGCCGTGGGCGGCGTTGTGCTGATGCTGCGCGGCGCGAACGCCTTGGCCACTGTGAACGCGGTGAAGGCACGCATGGAAGATGTACAACGCAGCCTGCCTGAAGGCGTCCATGTGGATGCTTTCGTGGACCGCACCAAGCTCGTGGGCAAGACCATCGGCACGGTGGAGGAGAACCTGATGCTCGGCGCGCTGATCGTGCTCGGCGTGTTGATCCTGATGCTGGGCAACTGGCGCGCGGGCCTGATCGTGGCCAGCGTGATCCCGCTCGCTTTGCTCTTCGCCATCGGCTGTATGGTGATCGCCGGGCAGAGCGCGAACCTGATGAGCATGGGGGCGCTCGATTTCGGCCTCATCGTGGATGGCGCCGTGATCGTGGTCGAAGGTCTCATGTTCGCCCTCCACCAACGCTTCGCCGGTCAGCGCCTTTCACACGCGCACATGGACGACGAGACCATTACCGGTGCGGGCAAGATCATGAAGAGCGCCGTGTTCGGCCAGGTGATCATCCTCATCGTGTACGTGCCCATTTTCGCATTGATCGGCATCGAGGGCAAGATGTTCCGCCCGATGGCCTACACCGTGAGCTTCGCTATCGTAGGTGCGCTGCTGCTCAGCCTCACCTATGTGCCTTGGGCCGCATCGCTCTTCCTCAGCCGCTACATACCGAAGAGCGAAAGCTGGAGCGAGCGCATGATCCATCGGGTGCAGAAATGGTATGCACCGAAACTGACAGGGCTCCTGCGCCATCGGGCGCTGGTGCTGGGCAGTGCCCTTGTATTGCTGGTGGTATCGGTGCTGGTCTTCAACCGCCTTGGTGGTGAATTCATTCCCGAACTGGACGAGGGCGACTTCGCCACCAACGTCACCATACGCCAAGGAAGCAACCTCTCGGAAAGCATCCATGTTGGTGATGAACTTGCCAAGATCCTCCTGAAGGAATTCCCCGAAGTGACGGAGGTCGTGGGTAAGATCGGCGCGAGCGAGATCCCCACCGACCCCATGCCCATCGAAAGCCAGGACCTCATCATCGTGATGAAGAGCAAGGACGAATGGACCACAACCAAGGACCGCGAACACATGGCCGAACTGATGAATGAGAAGATGAGCGTGATCCCCGGCATGAACCTCAGCTTCGAGCAACCCATCCAGATGCGCTTCAACGAACTGATCGCGGGTGTGAAGAGCGACATCGCCGTGAAGATCTACGGCGACGACCTGGACCTCTTGTTCAAGAGCGGCAATGAAGTAGCCGCGCTGATCGGCACCGTGGAAGGCGCCACCGACATCAAGGTGGAACAAGTCGTGGGCATGCCGCAGCTCGTGGTGGACTACGACAGGGAGCGCATCGCGCAATACGGCCTGAACATCGCCGACCTGAACCGCGTGCTGAACACCGCGCTCGCTGGTGGCAAGGCCGGTGTGGTGTACGAAGGTGAACGCCGTTTCGACCTGGTGGTGCGCATGGCCGACATGCGCGACGCCGATGCGGAGAAGGTCAAGAACATCCTGGTGCCGCTACCAAATGGCGCGCAGATGCCCTTGGGCCAACTTGCTGATATCGGCTTCCGCAGTGCACCCGCGCAAGTGAGCCGTGAAGGCGGTGCGCGTCGCATCGTGATCGAGACCAACTCGCGCGGACGGGATATCCAGAGCGTGGCCATGGACATCAAAGCGGCTATCGAGTCCAAATTGGAATTGCCCACCGGCTACTACGTGGAATACGGCGGCACCTTCAAGAACCTGCAGGAGGCCAGTGCGCGCCTCACGCTCACCGTCCCGCTCGCCCTTGCCTTGATCTTCGTGCTGCTCTTCTTCACCTTCGGTTCGTTCAAGGAAGCGCTTATCATCTTCAGCGCCGTCCCGATGGCAGCGGTCGGGGGTATTTTCGCGCTCTCGTTGCGCGGGCTGGACTTCAGCATCAGCGCGGGTGTTGGCTTCATCGCGCTCTTCGGTGTTGCGGTGCTCAACGGCATCGTGCTCATCAGCTACTTCAACCAGTTGCAGAAGGAAGGTATCGACCATGTGACCGATCGCGTGGTGAAAGGCACGCTCGCCCGATTACGCCCCGTGCTGGCGACCGCCGCCGTGGCCTCGCTCGGCTTCCTTCCTATGGCCCTCAGCAACAGCGAAGGCAGCGAAGTGCAACGTCCTCTTGCCACAGTGGTGATCGGAGGCTTGGTCAGTTCCACCTTGCTCACGTTGGTGGTGTTGCCCGTCCTCTATCACCTGGTGTTCTCGCGCAGGCGGAAGAAGGACAGTGGTGGGAGCACACCGTTGGTCGTAGCATCCATCGGTCTGTTCCTGTTGATGGGAACGGTCGCACAAGCACAGGCGCCGGTCCTATCGCTCGACAGTGCCGTGAGTCGCGCCGTGCGCACGCACCCCGCCATGACCGCTGCGGAGCTGAACGTGCAGCAACAGGATGCCTTGCGAAAGACGGCTTTCCAGTTGGATCCGATCACCGCCCAATACCAGCACGGGCAGATCAACAGCGGCTTCCGTGGCGACTACAACCTGCAAGCCACCACTGGCATTCCCTTTCCCACCACCATCGCGCAGCGCGCCAACTTCCTCAAGGAGAGCATGCGCTTGGCAGAAACGGAACAGGTGAGCACGCGCGCTATCGTGAAGGAGAGCGCGGGCGGTGCCTACCTTCAATGGGCCATGGGTGCCGAACAGGTGCGCATCCTGCAACGGCTCGATAGTTCATACGCCGTGCTCGCGGCCTTCGCGGCGCGCAAGTTCGATCTGGGCGAGACCGGTCGCTTGGAGAAAGTCTCAGCGCAAAGCAGCGCCGATGGTGTTCGTGTGCAATTGCGCCAAGCAGAGGGCAACATCACTGCATACGCCGCCGAAGTGGAACGCTGGACCGGTGCACTGGACGGTGCCCAACCCGAAACGACCGCGCTTACTTCCACTGCCCGCGCACCGGATCCCGGCGGTGGTGTCGATCCTATTCTCGCTGCCGAACAACAACGCGCGTTGCTCGCTGAGCAGCAATGGAAACTGGAGCGCAGCCAATGGGCACCGACCTTGCAAGGCGGCGGCTTCTACCAGACGCTGG